The nucleotide sequence AACAATGCTCACAAGAGTTTAACGACGTACCTTTGGCAAAGGGAATGTGAGACTTCTTTGCCAAAACTTGTAGGCCTTTCTCACTTATGTGGCCTAGCCTCTTATGCCACAAGTCTAGAGATGAGTCCTCCACAGCATTCAACTCACCTTTCAAAACCTTGGCATTTGACCGGTACAACGTACAACAAAGTCGTGCTCTTGCTACCACCATTAAGCCTTTAGTAAGCTTTAATTTTCCTTCGCCAATATGGTGATAATAACCTTGTCGATCAAGGGTACCGATGGATATCAGATTGAGACGTATATCAGGAATATGTCTCACATCTTTCAACATCAACTGGCAGCCAAGATTAGTTCTTAGGCAAATATCACCAATTCCAAGAATTTTGGAATAGCTTTCATTCCCCATCTTCACTATGCCAAAGTCACCTTCTTTGTATGTACTGAAGAACTCCCGTTTGGACGTAGCATGGAAGGAAGCTCCATTGTCAAAGATCCATTCAATGTCACTGTTAGAGTTGCCTATATGCAGACAATCACCAACAGACAGTATTTCTGGTACATCACCACATATGACAGCGGTGGTATTGCCagtatcatctttcttctgattgtttccttccctttgctctctcttccaaactcgacaatttttcttcatatggccTTCTTTGCCACAATGGTGGCATGCACCCCTGAACCTTGACTTGGATCGGCTAGGACTCCTGCCATGATCTCTAGGCCCTCTACTCTTGCTTCTTCCGCGGTTCTCTGTGACAAATACTTGGCTGCTATCTGTGCCAgaagtctttctccttgtttcttcattgagcatgctatttttaacattatcaagagtAAGAACACCATTAGAAGCAGAGTTACTTATACTTACCACAAAGGTCTCCCAACTGTCTGGCAAGGATCCAAGTAACAAAAGCGCTTGTAGCTCGTCCTCGATCGTCATTTTCATAGTAGCCAACTGGTTAATGATATTCTGGAAATTGTTCAAGTGTTCTGCTACACTTAAACCATCCTTGTACTTCACATTGATGAGCTCTTTGATtaagaaggctttcttggctGGGGTATTCTTCTCAAACAATGACTCaagcttcgtccaaaactcgcgGGCATTGGTTTCATTAGACACATGGTGAAAAACACTATCGTCCACCCATTGTCTAATTGTGCCAATAGTCTTgcgattcatcttcttccactcgGCATCGGACATGCTCTCGGATTTAGCGGCATCTCCTTCAATTGGCTCATGCAGATCCTTGCAATAGAGAATGTCCTCCATCCTTGGCTTCCATgttacccaattggagttggTGAGTTTGATCATAGTGCCACTTCCTTCCATCTCGTAGTACGAGCCAaccgggctctgataccacttgttaggaaagtcggtactacaagatagagaatgcacaaggtaaagtagaaaatggacactaagaatttatgtggttcggcaatttatgcctacgtccaccaAATAAGGatcactatatgaaaaagatgagtacaacaagagtagtcttaccaagccaaagacaaggcttaatggatacaagaaagtatgacacacactttctatcactctaaacttcactcacacacaatgtgtagtggaatACTCTCACTCTCAAACTTGAAGTGGAACAACTCTTATAAccctcactcttggagtggaacacTCTTACTTCGATTTTTCACACACACATTGATACATACATGCACCCCTATTTATATTTGAGTTTTGCCGACTTGCCCACCGACTTAGGCTTGCATGACAGCCTCAATATTTAGCTAGAACTTTCTAGCTTATGCATGGACTCCACCGACATGCATATTAGAACCAGATTTTTCTAGGTATTTGATAAGATGCTAGAGTTTTCTAGCATCCATCCTTTATGATGGGCTGATTCTTTAATGTCTTTCATCATGGGCTGGACCCATGGTATACCAACAGTCCCAACCACTGTCTCCTTGATCTTATCCCCCGTCTCCTTCACGGCCCCCCACGCCCCCTTCACTGTGTTCTTCGCCGTCTCTGCTGCCTTGCTCGTCGCCTTCTTCACCTTCTCCGCCACCGTTTCTGCCACGTCCTCTGTTTTCTCCTTCATACTCCAAACATTCTCTTTCGCCTTCTCCTTGGCCTGCTCCGCCGTCTCCACGGCCTCATAAGTTCCCTCCTTTGCCTTCTCAGCCGCAGTGTCGGCCATTTCTTTGGTTTTCTCCTTTGTTTCATAACCGTACTGTTTTGCTTTCTCCTTGGCGCTCTCTGCCGTCTCCGCTGCTCTGTTCACTCCCTCTTTAGCCTTCTCCGCCATGGTCTCGGCTGCGCTCTTCGGCTTATCCTTGAGTTCATCTGCTGGATCCTTTCCTTTGTAATTCACGTTCTCATTCCTCCACTTCTTGTCATCATATGCCCAGTTGGCCCTCGAATCTCTATTCCCTTCTGGTGCATTTCGATCCTGAAGTTCAAGCGTATACCGgatcaaattaaattatgaatgCATCAAGAAAATTTTAGAGAGACGGACCAATTATCTACTACTAAGTGCACCGATGTTATCCCTAACTTGCACATACCTTGTGAAAACAGGGGTGGAACCATTcattatatattgtatttttATGTGATCAATTTTTCGATGTCGGATTCTTACATTCGTCGACAAGTGCTACTGTTAATCACGTACTTATATAACTAATTACCTCGGAGGATTTGGAGGCGGAGGCGAAGCAGACTCTCGAGACTTTGTGAGAGGAATTTCTGAGAGAGAGTGATGAAGGGGTTTGAGGGAAAGACTTGGAGAGGTTGAAGATGATATTTTGTGCCATGGAAATAACTACCATCTTTGCTGTTCTGATTGCTCTCTGTTTGCTCTCTttctgttctttctttctttctgtttcCCTGTTAAATTTTGTTTTCCGTCGTGGTATTATATCCGGCCACCGCTTTCTGGGGTTGCTTCTTGTTTGGGGAGATAAGATGGCAGCCCTGTTGCTCGACGCGTGTATTGGTCAATGGGTGGGGGCTCTGCATACTTCCACATGTTCTATGATTCACAAGTCAGATATTACTACAGTATTCTCTTAGGTATTGGCAAGATGGAAAAGCAGCCATCTAGTTTAATTCTAAAAACATTCCTACTCCAGTGAAATTGATATTGAAATTATTTTATGCTTTTTGTCACTCAGTTTTGTGGTGGTATTTATTCAAGGTGTTACATACGAAATTTGTAGACTGGAAATTAAATACTTGTGTATTATAGCTTGTCATTTCTTTTTAACTAATGAtaattttgttaattaaatgttagattagtcaccgaCATGATTCGAACCTATACTATTATGTAAGCGCTCAACATTTTTCTATTACTGTAGTAAAAAGTATTTGCATATAACTTGTCATCGGATAACTTAgtctgattttatttttttttaaataaataaaatcaacacATTCGAAAAAAGAAAGTGatgattacaattttttttctaagaaAATGTTTCTAGTAGTGCTTTTAACACCTATTATCTAATATGTAATTTACGAAGATTACTTAACAATGCGATTGTTGCACAATTTTAAATCATGAATGTCATGTCCAAAAGTTTtcctttttaacacatatatggCACAAAGGCATTCACGATATACttatgttgaccctaaaaactactaagcctacgtggcgctCAAACCGAATAACTAATGagttaactacgtcattcggttatgtgcagggcatgccaactcgtcggccgagctcggccggagtaaaatatgttgacacgctgctgacttcttgatcttgcgactgcgatCGAGGAAGGAACCTGTCTCGGTCTTCAGGTTCTAAAGCCTAAAAATAAGGTTGTTAGTTCTGTGAAGTT is from Malus sylvestris chromosome 5, drMalSylv7.2, whole genome shotgun sequence and encodes:
- the LOC126622314 gene encoding late embryogenesis abundant protein 29-like, translated to MVVISMAQNIIFNLSKSFPQTPSSLSLRNSSHKVSRVCFASASKSSEDRNAPEGNRDSRANWAYDDKKWRNENVNYKGKDPADELKDKPKSAAETMAEKAKEGVNRAAETAESAKEKAKQYGYETKEKTKEMADTAAEKAKEGTYEAVETAEQAKEKAKENVWSMKEKTEDVAETVAEKVKKATSKAAETAKNTVKGAWGAVKETGDKIKETVVGTVGTSSDSDDELAVEENVVGVLDDGVEVVEILDEEGNVVDVTRRIRKPEDDEVAAEENVVDVLDEDVMVVEILDEKGNVVDVRRRIRRPEDDVKK